The nucleotide window AATCGTTGCATCACCCATTTACGTTAgcaagaaataaaaacaaaaaacaaaagatgCGATCGAAGGCTTTCAGTCTTCGCTAACTGCCGCCAGCgaaatttcacaatttaaatttgcaatattgtaattttttagcaCCCAGAGAAAACAAACCTTACAGTGTCCTTGgtattgttttcaatggaaTCACACAAAGCGGtcgtttaaaattaaaaaaaatacacaaatttgtTCCACATCATAAACCACGCAGCTGACACTAATCTGTATTTCCATCGTAATTTAACATGAGCCTTATAAAATAGGAGGTCTATATGGAGGCTAACCATCCATCAATATTGACCAATGGGCGGGCTTGTTGCTAGTCAGGTGGTCTGAGAAGACTATCATGTTTAAGTTGGACTGTTCGTTATATTAGAACGAAAACAATCGatgaatttttatttaaaaagtaaaacgGAATGTTCCGGTTCCGACAAAGTGATTGCCCGGTAGTTGTACTGTCTATATTGGACTCAGAGCAGAGCACCGCCGCTTTGACCAGGTCAAATAGTGTTGGGCTGTTCGGCGTGGAGTGCACGATTTGGGCTGCAATAGATATAagtttagggaccgttcagtttttacggccgggggggccccggcaaaatccagggggggggtcatcataattttggaatccgcgaaggggggggggtcatcactttttcactggtaggaaaggggggtcaccacattttcaaaatcataatacctacaataaagttcactttatgccatggccatgatcgaaccctctttaccggcgggccgccttcggcggcccactacaataaatatatactttatgtattacccatgaccctcctaacaggcagacgcctttggcggcccctccgattaggtttacttcatgcaatggccatgatcgaccctctttaccggcgggccgcctccgGCGGCccattacaataaattgactttattgtaataccccatgaccatcttaatggccggacgccttcagcggccatggtcagtaaagtttacttcgtgcaatggccatgatcgaccctctttttcccagcgggccacctttggttgcccactagattaaagttgactttacgtaatggcctatgaccctcttaaccgaagggctgcctttggcgaaccactccaataaagtttactttatacaatttccatggacataagttgtctatggaaatgaagttcaaaattgccttacagtcgtcctaattaacagacgtttgcatggatgtggctgagaagtttgtgcactggcatctctgctacacgaataaagtgcgccgcgtaccggagttcaaatccaaaccgtgcgggtaaatttgacatatgggttttggttatttttcagcgggggggggggggggggggggggggtcatcaaatttttttgtctgacaaagagggggtcatcattttttcgcgaaaaatgcaggggggtctatatttttttgaacaccggcgacaagattttgccggcccccatccccccccaggccgtaaaactgaacggtccccttaatatgagagagagagagagagagagagagagagagagagagagagagagagagagagagagagagagagagagagagagagagagagagagagagagagcaccaGCATAGACATCGACAAACACGGAATCAACAAACATGTCACAATCTGAACTCGAAACGGGTCTGAGAAATCCGATCGCATTCCTATGTGAATACTAGTAATTCATTAACTGTCAAAATCGTATGGTATCTTGTCAAACCGCAAAATACACAATGTCAACAAAGGTAACACTGAACTCAAGGGGCCAAGGAAACAGGAATTCGAAAATATTGAGTTGACCTATACTGAACAAGAACAGAGAAATTAATCGCACGTGGAACTCATCTATGATAAACACCTCATCAGCTTTGCTTTTTAAAAGCCCCTTTGCACTCTATGACCACTCGCGTGCCGACATTCTAAATCGGTCTAATTTGCTTTTGGTCGTAAATGCCGGGCAAAATATTTAAACAGCGTGTTGGCATGTGTACACAGATAATAAAATGAAGTTCCGTTACAGGATCCCCAGCGATGTAATTCGTATGGCGATAAAGGGGCGACATATTCAGTTTACTTAATACCATGTCTATATTCAAGCTAATCTATTTTAAGGTTATGTCAATATTTACCATGAAATATCGATCGCTTGTAACTATATGCATTTTGAAGAAGTAAAAATGAACGAAGTCGTGAAAATAGTAAATAGCAAAACATGATTTGACAAAATGCTTTAGTTTTTGGCGGTTGAAAACCGTATTGCTTTGAAATAGTCTTTCGGCAAACCGAAAAAGTAATCATACACAGCTTTTCAAACACTCCATGTTAGCATGTCACAATTGTCTTCTATATGTATGTAACAAACCGGAATGCCATTGAAATGTGCGTGCGGTAACTATGGTAGCCGCATTTTTCACAATCGCATTATGAACGCTGATCTTCCTAACGAGTAAAATTTCAAACCACCGGGAAGACTTTGAAGGTAGTTTTTGACTGGTACATGGCTACTTTTTgacttgtttcaaaatttacagcataaATACGGCAATCGGAAAACCAATAATCGACTTGGTAAAGTATGTATATTAGAATGCCCAGTCAATCAATATTGTACGCGTGCGCGTGCGCAAGAGGATGACATATTGCGACAACTTGCTTGCGAGACTTGGCGGAATATGATTTCCACGCATGTAACAATTTTATGGCATTTAAGATAAGTGATAGATTTCAAGGCACGCAACCACGTGAACACGAGAAACAAGATTAATGTAATGAGAAGGTAAAGGAAAATAATTAGAGGATCTAGGTCCAGGTAGtcagaaaatattcataaaCACAAAATTGCTTCAAAGATTTCGAGGTGATATAAATCATGCGGTAAATCCTGAACAagtacgatatatatatatatatatatatatatatatatatatatatatatatatatatatatatatatatatatatatatatatatatatatatatatatatatatatatatatattggcattcacctccatgatcacattcgagtgtatgtatatgtatctgTATCTAACTTTTTATGTTGCATATATACAGATAAACATACATATGtatttgtgtgcatgtatgtatgtatgtatgtatgtatgtatgtatgtatgtatgtatgtatgtatgtatgtatgtatgtatgtatgtatgtatgtatgtatgtaatatgtatgtatgtatgtgcattcaAACATACTGGAGGCATGGCGCAAATACAAATATTAACCAACAGCAGATGGAGTACTGTACCGTTATGCAATCAAATCCTTGAAAGGCTAAAAGTAAGCATTCATGCAGAAATAACTACGAATAAATAGCATTTATTGAAATGACATTAATATACCGGTATCGTTTTTTATAATCTAATCAATAAATCACCAGTCAATAAACCAATCAGCTCACCCATTATTAAAGCACCACTATTACTCAACTTCGATTTTGTCGTTTGCAgagaattatgcaaatgactgtGCGCCTCGGTAGGTTTTGTTGCATGTTAGCGCCTTAACGCCGATGAAATCCTTAATGATAATGTAACAATCCAACTCCTTTGGCAAATGTCTCTACCCGATGTTCCGGCGGCAGACGTCGCTCCGTGGGAACATATGCATACGTTCATCTTCAAATGTCGTCAACATCGCTGGTACGACACGCTTAGGTCAAGTTTTAGTCCGCGCAGATGAATTGTGTATAGTCAGAGCATTCTTACATAGTGACAGCAACGCAGGGacatattaaaaaaataacCAGTAACGAAAGACAAAACTTATGGTTATCTGGCCAGGCTGAATAATGATCAGAATTCTTATAAATTAAACGACCATGCAAAAATGAAAAGCCCTCTGATAGTTATGAAGGGTAACAACTTGGGATTGGTGCTGAGAAATCTGCAGCGTCAAATTAAGGCAACCattaactttttaaatttccaaatttggtaatatatattactaatcTGCGTCAATGTTGGCCAGCTTCTCTGTTTATTTGCTATTCCTCCATGATAGAGACTGGTTGAATTTTTCTGCAAGCATTTGGTCGTACGGCTCGAAGTACTCATAAAGTTGCGATTTAAGGGTTTCCGGAACGTCCTTCTTCGTATAAAAAGCCGCCTGGTCCTTCTTGCGATTCTTCTGCTTCCTCTTCTTGCTCTCCACGCAAAGATCTTGCGGGAAACGTAGGCAATACTTGCTGTGTTCGTCATCGAAACGGAAGTGGGTGTCGTCAAAATATGGCGGGATTCCCAGAAAGGTTTCCATCCGCTGCAACTCTCGCGACGGGTGCTTCGCGATGGTGTCGGCGTCGATGAGGAAGATTTGCTCGAGCGGGAAAAGGTGCAACCATCGCATAAAATGTTTGAAGTACATACTGCCGTCGACCAGAGCGTTCAGGTGGTTGATCTGCCCGGCCTCTGACATAATGGTGTTTTCCAGGGACTTTGAAAGGTATTGATCTATTTCCTCCGGGTTCTTGTCTCGTTTTGCGAGGTTCACATAATCGGATATTATACGTTTAACGGGGTCGCAGACGACAGCTAAGATTTTGGTGTTCGACCCGATGTCGTCGTGTACTTTCTTGGGTACATCGTAAGGGACCACGAAGAATTCGGGCGTTTTCTCGATCGTCATTTGTTTCTCGGTCGTGTACGGCATCTGTTTTCTGTACAACCCTAGGCCTGATGTGTATGCACCGCTAAAGAAGTCCAACGGTACCAGGGACGTACGCATTTCGATCGCGGGGTGAAACCGCAGAAATTGCAAGATATTCGACGTGCCACATTTCCTCCCGCCAATTGTTATCGCCTGCGGCAATTTCTGTTTGCAACCCCGCTTCTCCAGTTCGTCTTTCTCCAGCAAGACGCGGCTGCTCAAATCACTTGGATTGGCTTTGTAGCAAGAGTGGTTGAATTTCGCTTGGATGTAAGCCTTTACGTTTTGTCTAGCTTCCTCTGGCACCGCCTCATATGGAGACCGTGGAGACAATTCCTTGGCGTACCGTCCGCCGGAGAGACTCTGAGTGTCCGTCGGACGTTTATGCGTATACCAGTTCCCCTCGACCACGTACACGACCCACAGCGAAGTAAAGAACAGAATAATCCCAACTTCAAAAGAATGAACTCGCAAGAAATGGCAGATGCTCCATCTTTTCAGGGCCATCACGATGCCATAGAACAAAAATCAGATATAGATGCGCGCGACAGATATTCGGATGTATAATACAGACAGTGTCCCCTCCACGTGTATGATATTATATCGGCGTCAGCTGCATTAAGTAAATCTGGCCACACATACTTAATGATTTGTTCAACTATCATCTATCTAAGGTATTATGAACTCGTTTTAAACCAATATTTATATTCAATTCTAAAAAACtagtattttatcttctttTCGCTTCAAATACACACCAGTCATTATCTTCAAGTGTTTAGCATGATATATTGGTTTTCAGAAGCAGAAAGTCACCTTCAGTAATACGGTCTGTACCCAGGATGCTGTCCTGAAATCggcttcatttgcattttgagATTAAGATAAATgcaattaattatttatttaagcTAATTCTGGCCCTTTCATTTTGTATGAATTAACTTAAAAAGCAAATGTGAGCCTAAGATCGAAATCTAGGATTCAGAAGATATTTGTGTAATTCTTTTTTCTAAAAGTCTACGATCAATTATTGTCTCGAAACTGCACGTTCCTTCGTAACGTATACACCAAGGCTTCATTTAATGCATCTTTGGAAGAATGGCAATCCTTCCACTCAATTATACTCAAGCAAATTCATGATGCAAAATTTATCGCAGATGGAACTGACATTTTTTACAGTAAACTCACAGTGAAGTTCTGATGAACTATCTGATCAGCTTTTctccatttcaaaataaataca belongs to Ptychodera flava strain L36383 chromosome 17, AS_Pfla_20210202, whole genome shotgun sequence and includes:
- the LOC139116322 gene encoding heparan sulfate glucosamine 3-O-sulfotransferase 1-like: MALKRWSICHFLRVHSFEVGIILFFTSLWVVYVVEGNWYTHKRPTDTQSLSGGRYAKELSPRSPYEAVPEEARQNVKAYIQAKFNHSCYKANPSDLSSRVLLEKDELEKRGCKQKLPQAITIGGRKCGTSNILQFLRFHPAIEMRTSLVPLDFFSGAYTSGLGLYRKQMPYTTEKQMTIEKTPEFFVVPYDVPKKVHDDIGSNTKILAVVCDPVKRIISDYVNLAKRDKNPEEIDQYLSKSLENTIMSEAGQINHLNALVDGSMYFKHFMRWLHLFPLEQIFLIDADTIAKHPSRELQRMETFLGIPPYFDDTHFRFDDEHSKYCLRFPQDLCVESKKRKQKNRKKDQAAFYTKKDVPETLKSQLYEYFEPYDQMLAEKFNQSLSWRNSK